The Chroicocephalus ridibundus chromosome 4, bChrRid1.1, whole genome shotgun sequence genome contains the following window.
aggaagaaattgtttgctgtgagggtggtgagcccctggcccaggttgcccagagaagctgtggctgccccatccctggaggtgttcaaggccaggttggacggggcttggagcaacctgggctggtgggagatgtccctgcccagggcaggggggttggaactagatgatctttaaggtcctttctaactcaaaccattctgtgatatgatTCTAAATTAATCTACCTTTGGTATAATTTATTCTGgaattttgcttttgctcataTCTGTATTTTAGGAAGCAGTTTTATTTGAGGACTCTTGAGTAAAAGAGGAATCATCCTTTCAGCTTTTGGAGCTACTTGGCATGCTGTTTATGCCTGTGAGATGGGTGTTTTTCCAAATTGGAGGAATTTTAGCACTCTGTTTATATGTACTCAAGATACTGTAGGTGTTTCATTACCTTTGAATGTGATCTCTTTATGTCAGCACTGCTTGGTGCAGAATGTCAACTGTTAACAGtctgtttttaatgtgtttggcTTTGTTCCAGATACATGTCCTCTTTgtaacttgtattttcttttgttactaACAGTTTTAAGAACTTCGATTTGGAAGACTCTCAGAAGTGTGCAGTAGACTGGTTGATGATTGGCCCCTCTTCCAAGAGGGAGGAGTACAAAGTATGTGGATCTTCCATACCTCCGTCTTTCATCTCTGCAAGGGACCatgtttggatattttttcaCTCAGATGCATCAAGCTCAGGACAGGCTCAGGGATTTCGCCTTTCTTATATTAGAGGTAAAACCTTACAGTTTTGTTGGCTTCACTTATATTCTCTATGGCAAAACCTGAAGACGGTAGTATTTTTTGTTGACAGGAGTCTTGGGCCAGTCTTGATGGCTGTAAGGTGTCAGCATGGTAACACTGATATTTCCACTTGGACTTTTAACAGATTTCTTGAAGTGTCCTAGCCTGACCGACTGACTCATGACATACAGGGAGGTAGATGTTAAAAAGTGACAATGGATTGTTCCAAAAGTTTTGATACTGactcttctctctccctgccctctttCACAGGAAAGATAGGTCAGGCTGCGTGCCAGTCAGATGAATTCCGTTGTGCAAATGGAAAGTGTATTCCCAGTACTTGGAAGTGTAATTCCATGGATGAGTGTGGTGATAATTCGGATGAGAGAAACTGCACCGTCCCTCCAACAGAGCCTCCCTCCAGCATCTGTCCCTCAGGAATGTTCCAGTGCAGTGCAGCCCACTCCACCAAGTGCTTGATGAACGAGCTGAGATGTAATTCAGTTAAGGACTGCAGTGATGGTTCGGATGAAGATAATTGTCCCGATCTTTCCTGTGGGAAAAGGCTGGGTAATTTTTATGGATCTTTTGCTTCCCCAGACTTATTCCGTGCTGATCACAGCAGATCAGACCTTCGTTGCACGTGGTACGTGGACACACAAGATAATCGACACGTTCTGTTGCAGCTTGATTTGCAGTTAGGCTACAATGACTATGTAAAGGTGTATGATGGCATCGGGGAGAGAGGTGATAAACTAATGCAAACATTTTCATATCACAACAATAGGCATTCGGTGAGCGTGGAGTCATCAAAGGGCCAGCTCACTGTCTCGTATCATGCCCGCTCCAAGAGCACTGGCCATGGGTTCAATGCAACCTATCAGGTGAAAGGCTATTGTCTTCCTTGGGAGCACCCTTGTGGAAGCGATGAAGAGTGTTTCACAGATAAGCAGCATTGTGATGGCTGGTGGCACTGTCCAAATGGCAAAGATGAGGAGAACTGTCCTGCCTGCCAGAAGAACGAATACCCATGTGAAGGAAACAGTGGGCTCTGTTACTCAATACTTGACCGCTGTAATAACCAAAAGAACTGCCCGGATGGCTCGGATGAAAAAAACTGCTTTACTTGCCAGCCAGGAAACTTCCATTGTGGTACAAATCTGTGCATCTTTGAGACTTGGCGCTGTGACGGCCAAGAAGACTGCCAGGATGGAAGTGATGAGCATAACTGCCTGGTGATTGTTCCCAGGAAGGTCATCACAGCTGCTCTGATCGGGAGTCTTGTGTGTGGCCTGCTGCTGGTGATAGCACTGGGTTGTGCATTTAAATTATATTCTCTGAGGACCAGGGAGTACAGGTAAGCGTCTTGCTTTTATGGTGCTTTAATagctgtggtggttttttcctttttgtttaaaggaaaataagTCAATTGTTAACCAGAGAATTTGCAAAATACTGTGAAATCAATCCAAGGAATTGATAGCAATTAAATAGCAGCCGTTGCATTAGGCTTAGAGAGGAGCAGTTAAGATTTTTGGAAGTAGCGAGGGGAATGTCAGCTCTTCTGTGATCTATGAGAAATATACATTTATTGTGCAGCCTGGCAGAACCTGTATCTGACTTAAGTCAAACCTGTTTTGAGCAATTTTCTCTCctcgctcctgctgctgcaacaaACCCCTTGCCCCTACCACAAACCGCGTGCTGAACTGTACCAGTGAAATCTTTGCTGCACCTGAACTGAATAACCCCCAAGCCTCCCCAAATCCTCCAGTTCTCAGCTCTAAGAGCGATGTCCCGCAGCGGCGGGGCCGTTCTGGCAGGAGTTGTTTGCCTGCGCTGCGCCCCTTCCCTGGTCCTGCGTGCCCTGTTGCGCGGAGAGCGTGTGTGTTCCTGTGCCTGGGCGCTGTGAGGCTCTGCCCTTCGGAGGGAGATAAAAAGCACTTTCTGGTGCACTAGCTCTGTGCCGCGCTGCTGACACTGGTCCTGTTCGCAGCACGCTGTGCTTCACGGTCCCTCCTGAGCAAACCTGCACGACTAAGGAGCCGGGAACAGCCACCGTGCTGTTGGGAACCATGGTGCCTTGGTTCTGGCAGGACAGCCGaagctctctgcagctgcaaGCTGCCCCTGTTGTGGGATTGTTTCCAGGTCATAATGTTGTGTTTTCCAAAAATAACCTTATAGGCCCTTGCTGAACAAGTCACCACTGTTGCTGGCGTAAGCTGGCCGATTGAAAAACTTCATTTGCCGCAGAGTCCAACCTGGGACCGCGCCAAAGAGTTTGCTGGTTGGATTCACTGGTGCTTATACCCTCTACTctcattccttttgtttattttaatatcctGATGAGATTTTCACGGAGCCTAGTTGAAGGTTCGCATTTTTGCTGCGTGTGAAGCCCTCTGCACTGCTTTTATACATTAGTGTGAGGGAGGCAGGACAAACTGACTGTTGCTTCTCTCCCATGTCTTCCCTCTGGTTCTGTTTGCAGAGCGTTTGAGACCCAGATGACGCGACTGGAGGCAGAGTTTGTGCGGCGAGAAGCTCCTCCTTCCTACGGGCAGCTGATTGCACAAGGACTTATCCCCCCTGTTGAAGACTTCCCTGTCTACAACGCATCGCAAGTATGGAGGCACCAGTGCCAATTAACCTGCCAGCAGCCAAGCTGCTATAAATTAGATAGAGTCAATCTGCAGCTGTGTTCTTTCATTCAGCTGTGCTAGTTATATGGAAGTCCTATAAAAATGTGTATGCTTTACTTGGAGCTGAAGAACCACAGTTACGCATCTTGGTGCTGTGGGTAGTGTGGAACACGCTGACTGTGTTTGCTAGGGAACAGCGGTGAGATAAGCACATGCTGTTTTGCTGTACATCAAGGTAGAACGaacagagacagggagaaaggtcagaaagtaaacagaaaaaaggcttttcaagCTGAAATTGTAATGTGCCTGAAGTGATAAGAAAGTAAGGTCTCTAGTAGTATTTTTGGGAAGTTCTGGGATTATTTTCCATTTACAGATAACGTTACACTGGGAAGCCATTAAGTCATTCTTCTCTTTCATTGCCGAGTTCTCAAAAGTCTCCTGTGCCCTGTCGGAAGTATCCAACTGTGATACAGTTCCTAGTGTGATAAAGCTCTTGTAGTTTGTTACTCAAGTGGAGAAGTAGTTTGCCTTggcctttcttctctgctgttgtCATCAGCTTTTGAGGATCCTCTGCTGTTGCTGATGGTAGAGGACTGGGTGGTCTGCAGTCTGGTTCTGTAGTGGTGATCTGATCGCCTGAGTGGAGCGTCTTCCTGGGCAGAGAAGTAGAGCTTAAGCTCATAAACACTCTAAGAGAGAGTCTTTTGGTACAGGCAGAGCTGTCTTTGGTGCTCTTAAATAATTCATTAGAAAATACGCGTTTAACAAGGAAGTACAGGGATCAAGTCTGAGAATTCTGGTAAGGTGGAGGTATTAGTGGAAAGAACAGGGCTAAGGAGAAGTGTTTTGAGTATGTGTAAAATCATAGTTTGTTACATCTGTGTTACAGGCTTCTGTGCTGCAGAACATCCGAACAGCCATGAGGAGGCAGATGAGACGACACTCGTCAAGACGGAGCTCATCTCGGCGGCGCTTGGGCAGGCTCTGGAACAGACTCTTCCACAGACCTCGGGTGAGAGGACAGATCCCGCTGCTGACGCCCGCCCGCACTTCACAGACTACGCTGGGTGATGGAATCATCAACCGCGCCGATGGGACTATTCGGAGTCCTCCACCTTCCCCCGAAGGACCTAGTTTAGAGGCAAATACCCATGGTCAAGCCAGGGGCCTACAAGAAGCTGGGTGCAACAGCTTGCAGCCAGAGACTGAAATCACAGAGCCATCGCCTTCAAACGTCTTACTGAATACTTGCACAGCAGCACACGCAGAGCCGGAGGCTGGACACGCTGATAAACCTTTAGGTGCTGAGACCTCTGGCAGCGAGCTTAAGCAGTCCAGTAAAGCGGATTCAGGAAAGACTTTCAGAGATCCTTTATCTGAAAGTGTTGCAGAAACGATCCATGGAGGGTCAGCATCCAGGAGGACTGTCCCAGAGGACAGTAGCTTAAGTAGAAGTCATCCGCTGAGTGAAGAGCCATGCAGGTTACCCTTAAAAAAGTGGGAGTCTGCTTATTCAGACAGCCCTGTGAATGTTCATATCCAAGTGGATGGACAAAACCGATGTTGCCCTAACTCGTACCGGGAGGAGCCTTTGGGTATTCATGCGGCTTGTTGCCATTCTGTGGAAGTGCCAATGTTGGAGTCCTCTACTCCCCTCTCTGAAATCAATACCAGTGATGATGAATCTTTACTTGTTTGCTAATAAAAATTTTTGGTTTGGCTCTGTAAATTTTGTAAGTCATTGTTTATATGACAGTGCACTTTGAAGATAGATGGTATGTCTGTGCTCTCAACTTTGTCTCGTAAAACCAGCGTGCTTTAATCCCACAGGGAGTACAGTACAAGACTAACCGGGACGAGTTTTTGTCTTCATTGCTATTCCTGAAACTCCAGTGGGGCAGAAGTAGGCCAGTATGCGATGTCAGGGACTAGGAGAGCAAGAGTGTGTCACTGCAGTTTGGAGGTATCTCCATCCTCTAGTATTTCTTCTGTGCATTTATTCACGCTGTGTTCAGGGAATTAGcgtttctttgcttttcaagtgGTCTTACTGCAACTAGAGAGAACTCTGTTGGAACCTGGGGCAGGCGCCACTCATTGTAACTATGAGTGCTAAACTAGAAATAACATTGCTGTCTTTTTAGACATCgtagtttaattaaaatgtaatatttttaattacaaatatttagaaggaaataaaatccttCATAGCTTCCTCTTTATAGAAGTTGCGCACTTCCTTTGCtcccttcagaaatgttttgatgGCCATATGTACCTTGAAGCATCCACTAAAACCAAAGTTTCTGTATAGGATACCCAGAATGATTCCAGGTGTCTTACCTGCCACAGCTTTGTAACGGGAGGTGAGCGGTGTTCAGTGTGAGTGGAGCGCATCGAGCCCCAGTGgcagcagtatttcttttttgtgttgtcGTATGTTGCATTCTCTTCATAGTGATGTTGTGAAGGTTGAAGAATTCTTTGCCTTCTCCCTACCCTcgttttcccctcctcccttctcttttcaGGGACTTTCATGATTGTACCACTTTGGGTGTGCCCTGAAGGATTCTGAGGCTTCACAGCTCCCGTCGCTGCAGCGGGAAGCACTGAGCACTTGGTAACTGTCAGGGTCAGACTTCtgttttatactgaaataaaatctgcTTCACAAGTTTGCTTGTAAATCTGCTACCTAGGTGCAGATGTATAAATcaggtttctttatttttagaggatgctattttgtttgctttcttctttttatgaaCTGAAATAGGTCAGTGCCATTTTCAAAGCTGATGGTGTATGGATTGCACAACACTCAAATGTAAACTGGtgcctttttggtttttagaGTGTAATTGAAAGCAAACAAGTTATTTGGCTGGAATAAGGGTGACGTTGCTTGGCCAGGAGTGACATTATCCTGTGATAGCTTGGCCCTGTTGCAGTGGCCGGGCTCCCCCGTGCTCTAACGAGCTCTGCTTCAGTTCCCTTGTGGCACAGGGACAAACAAAAACACTTTATGTAGAAACTCACAAGGCAGTTGATGCTGCTGCTCTGTAAATGCCCGAGTGCCCTGAAACTTGTTTGTTGCTGTAGGAATTCAAGTTGTCCAAAGTCATGAACTGAACCTGTAAAACCGAGGTGAATTTGGCATCTGCGGGCCTGGGCTCTGCTGTCCACCGGACCCTGCTGGCTGTGAAGGCACACGGGCTTTCCCAGTGAACATCACAATTTACATCAAAGTGTCaaagatgtttttcctttaaatgggTTATATTTTGCCCTGGATCTTTTACTAGGACTCCCTTTGGGagtgcctgaaaaaaaccaaggaaaaggACTTTGGCTTTACTGAAACATAACACGGAAGAATtaaatttaagtgatttttttttttttttttaatccagttgcGAATTGGATTCATACTGCGCATTCCAGAGGCAGAAGATTGAAACTCCTTTAGGGCATTGCTAGCAGGAAGGGCTTGTGGCAAAATGCGTAACAAGTAAGCGTCGTAGTTagataaaataaatactgctcagtcattttttccaagTGCTTCTGTGATCAGAATTCATTTCATCAAAGGAAATGTAGTTTTGAAAGAGATCTTGCTTTCATGGCATTTGTAAACATTTTAGGCACGTTCCACCTTTGCAAGGCCACGTTCTGTAGTCATTGCACTGCCAGGGTTGTTCGCATCGAAGGCTACAGgttttagtgtcttttttttatatgtctaaagttaattttaaatacatagaATTGTGTACGTAAAGTAGTTAATTATAATTGGAGGAAGATTATATTTCAAGGTTAGTATTGTGCAGATATGAAGGACCTTAGAAATAAGTGTATATTTAGTTCTGttacagaaatgtatttctgtaataaaataacaTTGGTCATACTATGCCTTAAACTATCGCTGCTGTAAAGCTCTTAAGGTTGAAGTATGTACTTCAGAATACTGCTGTACTTTAGGAACAACCCTGAACAGCTAACACTGTATTTTATATTAAGATTTGTAACTTCACATAATTTCTTATGTATATCATACATATTTTGTGTACTGATCCATTTGGTAACTTGGTGGAAATTTCATTgagaaggttttatttttgaaaatttaaaaaaaaaaaaatccaggttaaTGAAAATTCTGTACATTTCAAGCATCAAAACGTTCACAGCCCTCACTACTGGAGTTCGTAGCCTGGAGCATCGATGGGAGACACGAGCCCGGGGCTCTTTGTAAGCACCTAACCCGTATTCTGACAGGCAGCGTTCTCTCCCGGATCCCCCGGGCCCGTTCCCTGGAGGGAAGAGTCACAAATTTCCTGTTAATTTTGCAGGAGAAATCTCTGTGTCTGCACTGTGAGCACAAACCGGAGCGTTGCAGGTTCCTGGAATGTCAGCCCCTGAGGGAACCGCGTGGCCCGTCGGTGTCTGCCCTGGCCAGCATCAGGCACCGAATCCGCCCTCCTCCAGGCCACCTGCGTTCTGTTTCATGTAAGCTGCTGCCCTGTACCCACAGcttcctcaaattaaaaaaaaaaaaaaaaagtgggaaactGCGACTGTGCCAGACATGGACACAAAGATCTCATTGTTGTGTTTCTTTGCTCAGTGGAAAATACCACACTTCAGTGACTAAACAGCCTAATGTTAATCAGCTAATAATCTTGAtaaaatttctgttattttaataatgCTTTTCTGCACTCTTCTAAGATTTTTGTAGACAGAAGGGAAACACAGTATTTAAGAccgtttttattgttgtttgtttgtttgggtttttttttaaagatacaaaacTCCCCAGTCCAAGCAGCCAAAAACCCCTCTGTAAAAAAGCCCCTGAGTAGAGAAGAATACCTATGCTGGTTTAAGAAGAATGGACGCGCATAGACAGCATTAAGGGATAAGTGACCCCCCTATGTTTTCTCTTACTGCTAGTAACACATGGGGAATATTTCTGTTCGGAATTCTGGCACCTTCCAGCTTCTGTATGACTGTAAATCCCTTAAGcgtacttgttttatttttctattctctgctttttttttttttgtttgttttatttttatttacatgttgTATATATTCCTTTAGATATGACATTTTACCATAATGTATGCACAGGTATATGGTTCAGGTATGGCATCATGGTTGCCGGTGTCTGCTGGTTCCTGGACAATGATACTAAACAAGTAAGATGCTGGGCATCATCAAACTTTGCTCTCGCTTTGgatctattaatttttaataaaatttgacATGCCCAGAGACTGTGGGTTTCTGAGTGTCACTCGAACACCAACAATTGATGGTGCCGAAATTGTATTTCCATAGCCTTCGTTTGACTTTGACTCTGCATATGCCAACCCCTATCTCAGTATTTTGACATGAATAtgaagggtgggttttttttttttttgtttggtttgttttttggtttgtgtagttttggggttttttttattgcctgCTTTTTCTGGTAGCTGAAGCTGTGGAGGTGCATCACTTTTGTAGATAGTACATGTGAAATCTTCGCACTAGCAATTCACTCTTGTATACGACTGCCTTTAAGGTGCACGTATGCATATATCCCAAATAGCACAAAGAAGCCCTGAAGTATATGATGGTGTAGGTGGTTAAACCCCCACcccacaaaataatttctgaagtgcAGCCTGTTGTTTCTGTTGCCGCGGGCATTGCTGCTCGTGCTGATGCTTCCCCTTCCTGGTCTGTGCTTTGGCGGGTACTGCCGGCTCCGTCCTGCTGGTTTCCAGCAGAAGGTGGGGGACGAGTTATTTCCGAGGCTGTAGGAAATCTTTATCTGTATTGAAAAGAATTGGACAGACTTTATGGTCATCTGGATTTATTCGCAGCCGCGAAGGATGGGAGGACACAGGGATAACCTTGAGggaattatgtatttttttaactagaCCGTTCTCTGAGAGGGAGGAGAATTTCTTGTTTTAAGATTTTTGGTCTTTGCAATAAGGCAAGTTTTAATCTCCCGGGCATGCATTAGGATTTGAAATCCAGTAC
Protein-coding sequences here:
- the LRP3 gene encoding low-density lipoprotein receptor-related protein 3 isoform X3, whose protein sequence is MEKAAAAAEPRQGALAPLTAICLAACSGELEQHTERRGVIYSPSWPLNYPPAVNCSWYIQGDRGDMITISFKNFDLEDSQKCAVDWLMIGPSSKREEYKVCGSSIPPSFISARDHVWIFFHSDASSSGQAQGFRLSYIRGKIGQAACQSDEFRCANGKCIPSTWKCNSMDECGDNSDERNCTVPPTEPPSSICPSGMFQCSAAHSTKCLMNELRCNSVKDCSDGSDEDNCPDLSCGKRLGNFYGSFASPDLFRADHSRSDLRCTWYVDTQDNRHVLLQLDLQLGYNDYVKVYDGIGERGDKLMQTFSYHNNRHSVSVESSKGQLTVSYHARSKSTGHGFNATYQVKGYCLPWEHPCGSDEECFTDKQHCDGWWHCPNGKDEENCPACQKNEYPCEGNSGLCYSILDRCNNQKNCPDGSDEKNCFTCQPGNFHCGTNLCIFETWRCDGQEDCQDGSDEHNCLVIVPRKVITAALIGSLVCGLLLVIALGCAFKLYSLRTREYRAFETQMTRLEAEFVRREAPPSYGQLIAQGLIPPVEDFPVYNASQASVLQNIRTAMRRQMRRHSSRRSSSRRRLGRLWNRLFHRPRVRGQIPLLTPARTSQTTLGDGIINRADGTIRSPPPSPEGPSLEANTHGQARGLQEAGCNSLQPETEITEPSPSNVLLNTCTAAHAEPEAGHADKPLGAETSGSELKQSSKADSGKTFRDPLSESVAETIHGGSASRRTVPEDSSLSRSHPLSEEPCRLPLKKWESAYSDSPVNVHIQVDGQNRCCPNSYREEPLGIHAACCHSVEVPMLESSTPLSEINTSDDESLLVC
- the LRP3 gene encoding low-density lipoprotein receptor-related protein 3 isoform X4; this encodes MEKAAAAAEPRQGALAPLTAICLVNLFLSGKIESAVTSLAACSGELEQHTERRGVIYSPSWPLNYPPAVNCSWYIQGDRGDMITISFKNFDLEDSQKCAVDWLMIGPSSKREEYKVCGSSIPPSFISARDHVWIFFHSDASSSGQAQGFRLSYIRGKIGQAACQSDEFRCANGKCIPSTWKCNSMDECGDNSDERNCTVPPTEPPSSICPSGMFQCSAAHSTKCLMNELRCNSVKDCSDGSDEDNCPDLSCGKRLGNFYGSFASPDLFRADHSRSDLRCTWYVDTQDNRHVLLQLDLQLGYNDYVKVYDGIGERGDKLMQTFSYHNNRHSVSVESSKGQLTVSYHARSKSTGHGFNATYQVKGYCLPWEHPCGSDEECFTDKQHCDGWWHCPNGKDEENCPACQKNEYPCEGNSGLCYSILDRCNNQKNCPDGSDEKNCFTCQPGNFHCGTNLCIFETWRCDGQEDCQDGSDEHNCLVIVPRKVITAALIGSLVCGLLLVIALGCAFKLYSLRTREYRAFETQMTRLEAEFVRREAPPSYGQLIAQGLIPPVEDFPVYNASQASVLQNIRTAMRRQMRRHSSRRSSSRRRLGRLWNRLFHRPRVRGQIPLLTPARTSQTTLGDGIINRADGTIRSPPPSPEGPSLEANTHGQARGLQEAGCNSLQPETEITEPSPSNVLLNTCTAAHAEPEAGHADKPLGAETSGSELKQSSKADSGKTFRDPLSESVAETIHGGSASRRTVPEDSSLSRSHPLSEEPCRLPLKKWESAYSDSPVNVHIQVDGQNRCCPNSYREEPLGIHAACCHSVEVPMLESSTPLSEINTSDDESLLVC
- the LRP3 gene encoding low-density lipoprotein receptor-related protein 3 isoform X2, with the protein product MVRTVRRDFSFEREGYLETDLSVRCVLQAPPHPVLILPVDLFENFTALISQVNLFLSGKIESAVTSLAACSGELEQHTERRGVIYSPSWPLNYPPAVNCSWYIQGDRGDMITISFKNFDLEDSQKCAVDWLMIGPSSKREEYKVCGSSIPPSFISARDHVWIFFHSDASSSGQAQGFRLSYIRGKIGQAACQSDEFRCANGKCIPSTWKCNSMDECGDNSDERNCTVPPTEPPSSICPSGMFQCSAAHSTKCLMNELRCNSVKDCSDGSDEDNCPDLSCGKRLGNFYGSFASPDLFRADHSRSDLRCTWYVDTQDNRHVLLQLDLQLGYNDYVKVYDGIGERGDKLMQTFSYHNNRHSVSVESSKGQLTVSYHARSKSTGHGFNATYQVKGYCLPWEHPCGSDEECFTDKQHCDGWWHCPNGKDEENCPACQKNEYPCEGNSGLCYSILDRCNNQKNCPDGSDEKNCFTCQPGNFHCGTNLCIFETWRCDGQEDCQDGSDEHNCLVIVPRKVITAALIGSLVCGLLLVIALGCAFKLYSLRTREYRAFETQMTRLEAEFVRREAPPSYGQLIAQGLIPPVEDFPVYNASQASVLQNIRTAMRRQMRRHSSRRSSSRRRLGRLWNRLFHRPRVRGQIPLLTPARTSQTTLGDGIINRADGTIRSPPPSPEGPSLEANTHGQARGLQEAGCNSLQPETEITEPSPSNVLLNTCTAAHAEPEAGHADKPLGAETSGSELKQSSKADSGKTFRDPLSESVAETIHGGSASRRTVPEDSSLSRSHPLSEEPCRLPLKKWESAYSDSPVNVHIQVDGQNRCCPNSYREEPLGIHAACCHSVEVPMLESSTPLSEINTSDDESLLVC
- the LRP3 gene encoding low-density lipoprotein receptor-related protein 3 isoform X1 — encoded protein: MELHVNADLWRSNATEEIFFFGNDYSYQAVLMVRTVRRDFSFEREGYLETDLSVRCVLQAPPHPVLILPVDLFENFTALISQVNLFLSGKIESAVTSLAACSGELEQHTERRGVIYSPSWPLNYPPAVNCSWYIQGDRGDMITISFKNFDLEDSQKCAVDWLMIGPSSKREEYKVCGSSIPPSFISARDHVWIFFHSDASSSGQAQGFRLSYIRGKIGQAACQSDEFRCANGKCIPSTWKCNSMDECGDNSDERNCTVPPTEPPSSICPSGMFQCSAAHSTKCLMNELRCNSVKDCSDGSDEDNCPDLSCGKRLGNFYGSFASPDLFRADHSRSDLRCTWYVDTQDNRHVLLQLDLQLGYNDYVKVYDGIGERGDKLMQTFSYHNNRHSVSVESSKGQLTVSYHARSKSTGHGFNATYQVKGYCLPWEHPCGSDEECFTDKQHCDGWWHCPNGKDEENCPACQKNEYPCEGNSGLCYSILDRCNNQKNCPDGSDEKNCFTCQPGNFHCGTNLCIFETWRCDGQEDCQDGSDEHNCLVIVPRKVITAALIGSLVCGLLLVIALGCAFKLYSLRTREYRAFETQMTRLEAEFVRREAPPSYGQLIAQGLIPPVEDFPVYNASQASVLQNIRTAMRRQMRRHSSRRSSSRRRLGRLWNRLFHRPRVRGQIPLLTPARTSQTTLGDGIINRADGTIRSPPPSPEGPSLEANTHGQARGLQEAGCNSLQPETEITEPSPSNVLLNTCTAAHAEPEAGHADKPLGAETSGSELKQSSKADSGKTFRDPLSESVAETIHGGSASRRTVPEDSSLSRSHPLSEEPCRLPLKKWESAYSDSPVNVHIQVDGQNRCCPNSYREEPLGIHAACCHSVEVPMLESSTPLSEINTSDDESLLVC